Within the Thermodesulfobacteriota bacterium genome, the region GCGGAAGAGGTCTCTTCCCACCAGGGCGTCGAGATCCTTGTTGGTGGCGGCCACCAGGCGGAAATCGACCCGGATCACCGTCTTGCCGCCGATGGGGCGCACTTGCCGCTCCTGCAGAACCCGCAGGAACTTCTTCTGGATCTCCAAAGGCAGCTCGCCGATCTCATCCAGGAACAGGGTGCCGCCATCCGCCTCCCGGACCAGTCCCTCCTGGCTCCGGTCCGCACCGGTGAACGCCCCTTTGACATGGCCGAACAGGATGCTCTCGGCGAGATTGTCCGGCAGGGCGGCGCAATCGACCACCACCAGCTTGCGGTCCGCCCGGTTGCTCAGGTTGTGGACTGCCCGGGCAAAGAGCTCCTTGCCGGTCCCGGACTCGCCGCAGATGAGCACGTTGGCTTCCGACGGGGCAGCCTTGGCCACCAGGTCGAGACATTGCTGGATCTCCCGGCTGCGCCCGATGATGCTGTCATCCTTGCCGGCCGCGGCAGCGGTTGCAGGCAGCCCCGCGCCCCGTGCCAGGCTCCGGCGATGGTTGACCACATTTTTGCATATCGACAGGATTGTTTGCGGGGACTCGGTTTCCAGGAGATAGTCCCAGACGCCGTCTTCCAGCAGGCGCTCGATGGCACTGGTGCTGTCTTCCTGGCCGAGCACCAGGACGCTGGGGCCAGGGACGGTCTTCCTGATCCGGGCAATGGCCTCCCGGACGTGCAGGTCCGGCAGGCCTTCCCGCAGGAAGACGATGTCGTAGGCGCTGGCGCCGATCCTGTCGAGGCCTTCGCTGGCGCTGAGGGCCAGCTCGGTGGTGAAGCCCTGGCTGGCGGCAACAGGGGAGAAGGTGCCGAAGAACGAGGCGTCGCGGTCGACGACCAGAACCCTGGCAGCAGTGCCGGGATCAGAGGGCATGGCCTGGCCCCCCCGGTGTCGGAGGACCTGCAGCGCAGGCGGACTTCCTGACCAGTTGCCGGAATTCCCTGAGCATGAGGCAGGGCCAAGGCTGGGGTTGATCATGTCGGGGCATTGGTGCCGGAAGGAACGTTTGTTCTGGAAGGCAGGGCTTGGACAGGTTATATAGCGCCAGGCTGAAAACATCCAGAACGATTTTCGAGGTGAGGGCGTGGAAGAGCTGTCGGTGCTGCTGGTCGAGGACAATCCCCAGGACGCGCAGTTGATCAAGGAATACCTGTCCGAAAGCGAT harbors:
- a CDS encoding sigma-54-dependent Fis family transcriptional regulator — protein: MPSDPGTAARVLVVDRDASFFGTFSPVAASQGFTTELALSASEGLDRIGASAYDIVFLREGLPDLHVREAIARIRKTVPGPSVLVLGQEDSTSAIERLLEDGVWDYLLETESPQTILSICKNVVNHRRSLARGAGLPATAAAAGKDDSIIGRSREIQQCLDLVAKAAPSEANVLICGESGTGKELFARAVHNLSNRADRKLVVVDCAALPDNLAESILFGHVKGAFTGADRSQEGLVREADGGTLFLDEIGELPLEIQKKFLRVLQERQVRPIGGKTVIRVDFRLVAATNKDLDALVGRDLFR